From Mytilus galloprovincialis chromosome 9, xbMytGall1.hap1.1, whole genome shotgun sequence, the proteins below share one genomic window:
- the LOC143044787 gene encoding fucolectin-6-like, with translation METKVEKILEIVQDIQKKLFTGIPKEVAHRKSTYQSSTWRPQFPSSMAVDGSLQTIQHTDIQQNPYWVVDLGQMYSITSVEVYNEPNGNGERFRDVDILVGERHDNHMALCAHYVGPSHTGAHHVFDCNRVLQGKYVKITIKQRSYLHMAEVKVNALV, from the exons ATGGAAACAAAAGTTGAGAAGATCTTGGAGATTGTACAAGATATCCAGAAAAAGTTATTTACAG GTATCCCAAAAGAAGTGGCTCATAGAAAATCAACATATCAAAGCTCAACATGGAGACCTCAGTTCCCGTCGAGTATGGCTGTTGATGGGAGTCTTCAAACAATACAACACACAGATATACAGCAAAACCCTTACTGGGTAGTAGATCTCGGACAGATGTACAGTATCACAAGCGTGGAAGTTTACAACGAACCAAATGGCAACG GTGAAAGATTCCGTGATGTAGATATTTTGGTCGGAGAGCGCCATGATAACCATATGGCGCTGTGTGCACATTATGTAGGTCCAAGTCATACAGGAGCCCATCATGTATTCGATTGTAACAGAGTTTTACAGGGCAAATATGTGAAGATAACAATCAAGCAAAGATCGTATCTACATATGGCGGAAGTAAAAGTTAACGCTTTAGTGTAA